A region of the Thiovulum sp. ES genome:
GTATTCTATGGTTTTAATGGCAAATGATGTAAAAAAAAGAGGTGTATCAATTTTTCAGGAGATGTTAGAGAAATTTGATGAAGTTATAATATCTGTTCGGGGGAAACACCGTTTTGCTGTTATCGACATTGAGAGATATGAGAAGTTAAGAGCTTTAGAGCTGGAAGAGGCATATCGTGAAGTTCGTGAAGATATTGAAAATGGAGATTTTGAGACCTCATCGGCTTCAAACCATATTCAAAAGCTGAAAAATGAGTTATAAGCTTGTTTTTACAAAAAGTTATGAGAAGAAGCTACTGAAATTTCTCCGAAAAAATAGAAATTTGGTCGAAAAATATGAGAAGACGATCTATATTTTGGAGAAAAATCCGTTTCACCCATCTTTGAGATTGCACAAATTGAGTGGCAAATTGAGAGATTTTCACTCCGTCTCAATCGATATGAGTTATCGAATTGTGATTGATTTTATAATTGAAGATGAAAAGATAATTCCAATCAATATTGGTTCTCACGATGAGATCTATTAAATTTTAAAAGGAAAAAAATGTTACACCCAATTACAGAAGACTTGCTTTCTGATGATCGTGAGCCAAGTTTTCAGCTCTATTTTCCCGATGATGAGTTTGTTCAAA
Encoded here:
- a CDS encoding hypothetical protein (PFAM: Plasmid maintenance system killer protein) translates to MSYKLVFTKSYEKKLLKFLRKNRNLVEKYEKTIYILEKNPFHPSLRLHKLSGKLRDFHSVSIDMSYRIVIDFIIEDEKIIPINIGSHDEIY